Proteins encoded together in one Cellulomonas gilvus ATCC 13127 window:
- the metK gene encoding methionine adenosyltransferase codes for MSSPMRLFTSESVTEGHPDKICDQISDAILDAILDQDPGARVAVETMVTTGLVHVAGEVSTEAYVEIPAIIRQVVREIGYTSSHIGFDGESCGVSVSIGQQSPDIAMGVDKSLELRQDAEDHDELDAQGAGDQGLMFGYASDETPSLMPLPIWLAHRLAERLAAVRRSGEVPGLRPDGKTQVTIRYEGDRPVGLDALVLSTQHEPDLALETVLRPAIVEHVIEPVLAQVDLDVSSYDLYVNPTGQFVVGGPQGDAGLTGRKIIVDTYGGYARHGGGAFSGKDPSKVDRSAAYATRWVAKNVVAAGLARRCEVQVAYAIGKAHPVGLYVETFGTGVVTYDVLTDAIRQVFDLRPAAIIRRLELQRPIYRQTAAYGHFGRELPDFTWERTDRVDELRAAVR; via the coding sequence ATGAGCTCCCCGATGCGCCTGTTCACGTCCGAGTCGGTGACGGAAGGCCATCCGGACAAGATCTGCGACCAGATCTCCGACGCGATCCTCGACGCGATCCTCGACCAGGACCCCGGCGCGCGCGTCGCGGTGGAGACCATGGTCACCACGGGCCTGGTGCACGTCGCGGGCGAGGTGTCGACCGAGGCGTACGTGGAGATCCCGGCGATCATCCGCCAGGTGGTGCGCGAGATCGGCTACACGTCCTCGCACATCGGCTTCGACGGCGAGTCCTGCGGCGTGTCGGTGTCGATCGGCCAGCAGTCGCCCGACATCGCGATGGGCGTCGACAAGTCGCTCGAGCTGCGGCAGGACGCGGAGGACCACGACGAGCTGGACGCGCAGGGCGCGGGTGACCAGGGCCTGATGTTCGGCTACGCGTCGGACGAGACGCCGTCGCTCATGCCGCTGCCGATCTGGCTCGCGCACCGGCTGGCCGAGCGCCTCGCGGCGGTCCGGCGCTCGGGCGAGGTGCCCGGCCTGCGCCCCGACGGCAAGACGCAGGTCACCATCCGCTACGAGGGTGACCGCCCGGTGGGGCTGGACGCGCTCGTGCTCTCGACGCAGCACGAGCCCGACCTCGCGCTCGAGACCGTGCTGCGGCCCGCGATCGTCGAGCACGTGATCGAGCCCGTGCTCGCGCAGGTCGACCTCGACGTCTCGTCGTACGACCTGTACGTCAACCCGACCGGCCAGTTCGTCGTCGGGGGCCCGCAGGGTGACGCCGGCCTGACCGGGCGCAAGATCATCGTCGACACGTACGGCGGCTACGCGCGGCACGGCGGTGGCGCGTTCTCGGGCAAGGACCCGTCGAAGGTGGACCGGTCGGCGGCCTACGCGACGCGCTGGGTCGCCAAGAACGTCGTCGCCGCGGGGCTCGCGCGCCGCTGCGAGGTGCAGGTGGCCTACGCCATCGGCAAGGCGCACCCGGTGGGCCTGTACGTCGAGACGTTCGGCACCGGTGTCGTCACGTACGACGTCCTCACGGACGCGATCCGGCAGGTCTTCGACCTGCGGCCCGCGGCGATCATCCGCCGCCTCGAGCTGCAGCGGCCGATCTACCGGCAGACCGCCGCCTACGGGCACTTCGGCCGGGAGCTGCCGGACTTCACGTGGGAGCGCACCGACCGGGTCGACGAGCTCCGCGCGGCGGTCCGCTGA
- the rpoZ gene encoding DNA-directed RNA polymerase subunit omega: MSGTVAAPTGITDPPIDQLLERADSKYALVLYSAKRARQINAYYSQLNEGLLEYVGPLVETRPQEKPLSIAMREIDRGLLTSEAVAEA; the protein is encoded by the coding sequence GTGTCCGGAACCGTCGCCGCCCCCACGGGCATCACCGACCCGCCCATCGACCAGCTGCTCGAGCGTGCGGACTCCAAGTACGCCCTGGTGCTGTACTCGGCCAAGCGCGCGCGTCAGATCAACGCGTACTACTCGCAGCTCAACGAGGGCCTGCTCGAGTACGTCGGCCCGCTCGTCGAGACGCGTCCGCAGGAGAAGCCGCTCTCGATCGCGATGCGCGAGATCGACCGCGGCCTGCTGACCTCCGAGGCCGTCGCGGAGGCCTGA
- a CDS encoding PH-like domain-containing protein: MTRQTVTILVLAGLLVLALVGMRVGWVHRRRRTLDAVPTLPAVPTDAGALLAGPFEAVYVSTTREGDWLDRVAAHGLGVRSPARVSVHATGVHVARTGAPDVFVPAHALRAAALAPGIAGKVVGRDHLVVLTWEPAAQPGDEPDGARGLDTGLLPRHAADRDAIVAAALTLIPDVPAAVSGTEEKP; this comes from the coding sequence GTGACGCGGCAGACGGTCACGATCCTGGTGCTCGCGGGCCTGCTCGTCCTCGCGCTCGTCGGCATGCGGGTCGGGTGGGTGCACCGCCGACGACGCACGCTCGATGCCGTGCCGACGCTGCCCGCGGTGCCCACGGACGCCGGGGCGCTGCTCGCGGGGCCGTTCGAGGCGGTGTACGTCTCGACGACGCGCGAGGGGGACTGGCTGGACCGCGTCGCCGCGCACGGTCTCGGGGTGCGCAGCCCCGCTCGGGTGAGCGTGCACGCGACGGGTGTGCACGTCGCCCGCACGGGCGCGCCCGACGTGTTCGTGCCCGCGCATGCGCTGAGGGCCGCGGCCCTCGCCCCCGGCATCGCGGGCAAGGTCGTCGGGCGCGACCACCTGGTGGTCCTGACCTGGGAGCCCGCCGCGCAGCCGGGCGACGAGCCCGACGGTGCGCGCGGCCTCGACACCGGCCTGCTGCCGCGCCACGCGGCCGACCGCGACGCGATCGTCGCGGCGGCCCTCACCCTGATCCCTGACGTCCCCGCCGCGGTGAGCGGCACGGAGGAGAAGCCATGA
- the mihF gene encoding integration host factor, actinobacterial type: protein MALPPLTPEQRAAALQKAAAARQARAEVKNRLKYSQGSLSEVITQGQQDETIGKLKVVSLLESLPGVGKVKARAIMSDIGISETRRVRGLGPHQVAELVKRFG, encoded by the coding sequence GTGGCACTCCCTCCGCTGACTCCCGAACAGCGCGCTGCAGCGCTGCAGAAGGCCGCCGCCGCCCGGCAGGCCCGTGCTGAGGTCAAGAACCGCCTCAAGTACTCGCAGGGCAGCCTCTCCGAGGTGATCACGCAGGGTCAGCAGGACGAGACGATCGGCAAGCTCAAGGTCGTCTCGCTGCTCGAGTCCCTGCCCGGCGTGGGCAAGGTCAAGGCGCGCGCGATCATGTCCGACATCGGCATCTCCGAGACCCGGCGCGTGCGCGGCCTCGGCCCGCACCAGGTGGCCGAGCTCGTCAAGCGGTTCGGCTGA
- the coaBC gene encoding bifunctional phosphopantothenoylcysteine decarboxylase/phosphopantothenate--cysteine ligase CoaBC, with protein MHIVLGVSGGIAAYKAVLLLRLLREAGHDVRVVPTRAALEFVGRPTWEALSGQPVTTDVFEDVDQVAHVAIGRRADLVVVAPATADLLARAAAGRADDLLTATLLVTRAPVLLAPAMHTEMWEHPATVANVATLRARGVHVLDPASGRLTGADTGPGRLPEPDEIARAALALVQPVREQDLAGRHVVVSAGGTREPLDPVRYLGNRSSGRQGVALAAAALERGARVTLVGANLSVAAPPGADLVAVGTAAELRDAVRAAGKDADVVVMAAAVADYRPVSPADAKIKKQPGGPVPTITLVETVDVLAEIAHERLRAGQVVVGFAAETGDDEGSVLEHGRAKARRKGADLLVVNAVGDGLGFGTADNDVTILDASGRTVAAARGSKADVAHAVWDAVRALG; from the coding sequence GTGCACATCGTCCTGGGCGTGAGCGGCGGGATCGCCGCGTACAAGGCGGTGCTGCTGCTGCGCCTGCTGCGTGAGGCGGGGCACGACGTGCGCGTCGTACCCACCCGCGCGGCGCTCGAGTTCGTCGGCCGCCCGACCTGGGAGGCGCTGTCCGGGCAGCCCGTCACGACGGACGTGTTCGAGGACGTGGACCAGGTCGCGCACGTCGCGATCGGCCGGCGGGCAGACCTCGTCGTCGTCGCACCCGCGACCGCCGACCTGCTCGCGCGCGCCGCCGCGGGCCGGGCGGACGACCTGCTCACCGCCACCCTCCTGGTCACCCGCGCTCCCGTGCTGCTCGCGCCCGCGATGCACACCGAGATGTGGGAGCACCCGGCGACGGTCGCCAACGTCGCGACGCTGCGGGCGCGCGGCGTGCACGTGCTCGACCCCGCGTCGGGCCGCCTGACGGGTGCGGACACGGGCCCCGGTCGGCTGCCCGAGCCGGACGAGATCGCGCGCGCCGCGCTCGCGCTCGTGCAGCCCGTGCGCGAGCAGGACCTGGCCGGCCGGCACGTCGTCGTGTCCGCCGGGGGCACGCGTGAACCCCTCGACCCCGTGCGCTACCTGGGCAACCGGTCGTCGGGCAGGCAGGGCGTGGCGCTGGCCGCCGCCGCGCTCGAGCGCGGCGCGCGCGTGACGCTCGTGGGCGCGAACCTGTCCGTGGCGGCCCCTCCGGGTGCCGACCTCGTCGCGGTCGGCACGGCGGCCGAGCTGCGTGACGCCGTGCGCGCCGCGGGCAAGGACGCGGACGTGGTCGTCATGGCCGCGGCCGTGGCGGACTACCGGCCCGTGAGCCCGGCGGACGCGAAGATCAAGAAGCAGCCCGGTGGTCCGGTGCCCACGATCACGCTCGTGGAGACCGTGGACGTGCTGGCCGAGATCGCGCACGAGCGCCTGCGCGCAGGTCAGGTCGTCGTCGGGTTCGCGGCCGAGACCGGTGACGACGAGGGCAGCGTGCTGGAGCACGGCCGCGCCAAGGCCCGGCGCAAGGGCGCCGACCTCCTCGTCGTGAACGCGGTGGGCGACGGTCTCGGGTTCGGGACGGCCGACAACGACGTGACGATCCTCGACGCGAGCGGCCGGACCGTCGCTGCGGCCCGCGGCAGCAAGGCCGACGTCGCGCATGCGGTCTGGGACGCGGTCCGGGCGCTGGGCTGA
- the carB gene encoding carbamoyl-phosphate synthase large subunit produces MPRRTDISSVLVIGSGPIVIGQACEFDYSGTQACRVLKEEGLRVVLVNSNPATIMTDPEFADATYVEPITTEVLTSIIAKERPDAILPTLGGQTALNAAIALHEAGVLEEYGVELIGANIPAIRKGEDREQFKEVVEVCGGESARSAIVHTIEDALGAVEDLGYPVVVRPSFTMGGLGSGIAYDEADLRRIVGQGLHYSPTTEVLLEESILGWKEYELELMRDKHDNVVVVCSIENVDAVGVHTGDSITVAPALTLTDREYQNLRDIGIAVIREVGVDTGGCNIQFAVEPSTGRVVVIEMNPRVSRSSALASKATGFPIAKIAAKLAVGYTLDEIPNDITGSTPASFEPTLDYVVVKVPRFAFEKFPAADPTLTTTMKSVGEAMALGRNFTEALGKAMRSIDKKGSVFHWAGEPATGEALDALVESIARPTEGRLIDVQQALRAGASVETVHERTGIDPWFLDQVVLINEVAAATAAADALTRDVLLRAKRHGLSDAQVAQLRGTTEDAVRAARHAIGLRPVYKTVDTCAAEFAALTPYHYSSYDEETEVRPRERPAILILGSGPNRIGQGIEFDYSCVHAALTLKGEYETVMVNCNPETVSTDYDTSDRLYFEPLTFEDVLEVYSAELAAGPVAGVIVTLGGQTPLSLAQRLQDAGLPILGTSPAAIDAAEDRGEFGKVLEAAGLPAPAFGTATTLAGARETARRIGFPVLVRPSYVLGGRGMEIVYDEVQLTEYVERALENAADGGRAGTLSPLLIDRFLDDAIEIDVDALFDGEELFLGGVMEHIEEAGIHSGDSACVLPPVTLSLAELERIRLSTEAIARGVGVRGLLNIQFALVSDVLYVLEANPRASRTVPFVSKATGVSLAKAAAHVMTGKSIAQLKAAGLLPHDDASVLDLEAPVAVKEAVLPFKRFRTGEGHVVDTVLGPEMRSTGEVMGFDADFPTAFAKSQDAAFGGLPSGGKAFISVADRDKRSIVFPVKRLTELGFEILATEGTSAVLRRNGIRSTVVRKNSAGRGPAGEPTIVDLIVAGEVDMVVNTPSGQGARADGYEIRAATVAADKALVTTVQQLGAAVQAIEAAQAGPYAVTSLQEHESATAARRAGVPA; encoded by the coding sequence ATGCCTCGCCGCACCGACATCTCCAGCGTCCTGGTCATCGGGTCCGGCCCGATCGTGATCGGGCAGGCCTGCGAGTTCGACTACTCGGGCACGCAGGCGTGCCGCGTGCTCAAGGAGGAGGGACTGCGCGTCGTCCTGGTCAACTCCAACCCGGCCACGATCATGACCGACCCGGAGTTCGCCGACGCCACGTACGTCGAGCCGATCACGACCGAGGTGCTCACCTCGATCATCGCCAAGGAGCGCCCGGACGCGATCCTGCCGACGCTCGGCGGTCAGACGGCGCTCAACGCCGCGATCGCGCTGCACGAGGCGGGTGTGCTCGAGGAGTACGGCGTCGAGCTCATCGGCGCCAACATCCCGGCCATCCGCAAGGGTGAGGACCGCGAGCAGTTCAAGGAGGTCGTCGAGGTGTGCGGCGGCGAGTCCGCGCGCTCGGCGATCGTGCACACGATCGAGGACGCGCTCGGCGCGGTCGAGGACCTCGGCTACCCGGTCGTCGTGCGTCCGTCGTTCACGATGGGCGGCCTGGGCTCGGGCATCGCGTACGACGAGGCCGACCTGCGCCGCATCGTCGGGCAGGGCCTGCACTACTCGCCGACCACCGAGGTGCTCCTCGAGGAGTCCATCCTCGGCTGGAAGGAGTACGAGCTCGAGCTCATGCGCGACAAGCACGACAACGTCGTGGTCGTCTGCTCGATCGAGAACGTGGACGCGGTGGGCGTGCACACGGGCGACTCGATCACGGTCGCTCCCGCGCTCACGCTCACGGACCGTGAGTACCAGAACCTGCGGGACATCGGCATCGCGGTCATCCGCGAGGTCGGCGTGGACACCGGCGGGTGCAACATCCAGTTCGCGGTCGAGCCGTCCACCGGGCGCGTCGTCGTGATCGAGATGAACCCGCGCGTGTCGCGCTCGTCGGCGCTCGCGTCCAAGGCGACGGGCTTCCCGATCGCCAAGATCGCCGCGAAGCTCGCGGTCGGGTACACGCTCGACGAGATCCCGAACGACATCACCGGCTCGACGCCCGCGAGCTTCGAGCCCACGCTCGACTACGTCGTGGTCAAGGTCCCGCGCTTCGCGTTCGAGAAGTTCCCGGCGGCGGACCCGACGCTGACGACCACGATGAAGTCGGTCGGCGAGGCGATGGCGCTCGGGCGCAACTTCACCGAGGCGCTCGGCAAGGCGATGCGGTCCATCGACAAGAAGGGCTCGGTGTTCCACTGGGCCGGTGAGCCCGCGACGGGCGAGGCGCTCGACGCGCTCGTCGAGTCGATCGCCCGCCCCACCGAGGGCCGACTGATCGACGTCCAGCAGGCGCTGCGCGCGGGTGCGAGCGTCGAGACGGTGCACGAGCGCACGGGCATCGACCCGTGGTTCCTGGACCAGGTCGTGCTGATCAACGAGGTCGCGGCCGCGACGGCCGCCGCCGACGCGCTCACGCGTGACGTGCTGCTGCGCGCCAAGCGGCACGGCCTGTCCGACGCGCAGGTCGCGCAGCTGCGTGGCACCACGGAGGACGCGGTGCGCGCGGCGCGGCACGCGATCGGCCTGCGCCCGGTCTACAAGACGGTCGACACGTGCGCGGCCGAGTTCGCCGCGCTCACGCCGTACCACTACTCGTCGTACGACGAGGAGACCGAGGTGCGCCCGCGCGAGCGTCCGGCGATCCTCATCCTGGGCTCGGGCCCGAACCGCATCGGCCAGGGCATCGAGTTCGACTACTCGTGCGTGCACGCGGCCCTCACGCTCAAGGGTGAGTACGAGACCGTGATGGTCAACTGCAACCCCGAGACGGTCTCGACCGACTACGACACGTCCGACCGCCTGTACTTCGAGCCCCTCACGTTCGAGGACGTGCTCGAGGTGTACTCGGCCGAGCTCGCGGCCGGACCGGTGGCGGGCGTGATCGTGACGCTCGGCGGCCAGACGCCGCTGTCGCTCGCGCAGCGCCTGCAGGACGCGGGTCTGCCGATCCTCGGCACGTCGCCCGCGGCCATCGACGCCGCGGAGGACCGCGGCGAGTTCGGCAAGGTGCTCGAGGCGGCGGGCCTGCCGGCCCCCGCGTTCGGCACCGCGACGACGCTGGCCGGTGCCCGCGAGACCGCGCGCCGCATCGGGTTCCCGGTGCTGGTCCGGCCGTCGTACGTGCTGGGCGGGCGCGGCATGGAGATCGTCTACGACGAGGTGCAGCTCACCGAGTACGTCGAGCGTGCGCTCGAGAACGCGGCCGACGGCGGACGTGCGGGCACGCTCTCGCCGCTGCTGATCGACCGGTTCCTGGACGACGCGATCGAGATCGACGTGGACGCGCTGTTCGACGGCGAGGAGCTGTTCCTGGGCGGCGTCATGGAGCACATCGAGGAGGCCGGCATCCACTCGGGCGACTCCGCGTGCGTGCTGCCGCCCGTCACGCTCTCGCTCGCCGAGCTCGAGCGCATCCGGCTGTCCACCGAGGCGATCGCTCGCGGCGTGGGCGTGCGGGGTCTGCTCAACATCCAGTTCGCGCTGGTCTCGGACGTGCTCTACGTCCTGGAGGCGAACCCGCGGGCCTCGCGCACCGTGCCGTTCGTGTCCAAGGCCACCGGGGTCTCGCTCGCGAAGGCCGCGGCCCACGTCATGACCGGCAAGTCGATCGCGCAGCTCAAGGCCGCGGGACTGCTGCCGCACGACGACGCGTCGGTGCTCGACCTGGAGGCACCCGTCGCGGTCAAGGAGGCCGTGCTGCCGTTCAAGCGGTTCCGGACCGGCGAGGGCCACGTGGTCGACACCGTGCTCGGCCCGGAGATGCGCTCCACGGGTGAGGTCATGGGCTTCGACGCCGACTTCCCGACGGCCTTCGCCAAGTCGCAGGACGCGGCCTTCGGCGGCCTGCCCTCGGGTGGGAAGGCGTTCATCTCGGTCGCGGACCGCGACAAGCGCTCGATCGTGTTCCCGGTCAAGCGCCTCACGGAGCTGGGCTTCGAGATCCTGGCGACCGAGGGCACGTCGGCCGTGCTGCGCCGCAACGGCATCCGCTCGACGGTCGTGCGCAAGAACTCGGCGGGCCGGGGCCCGGCGGGGGAGCCGACGATCGTGGACCTGATCGTCGCGGGCGAGGTCGACATGGTGGTCAACACCCCGTCCGGCCAGGGTGCGCGCGCCGACGGCTACGAGATCCGCGCGGCCACGGTCGCGGCGGACAAGGCGCTGGTCACCACGGTCCAGCAGCTGGGTGCCGCGGTCCAGGCGATCGAGGCGGCCCAGGCGGGCCCGTACGCCGTCACGAGCCTGCAGGAGCACGAGTCGGCCACGGCCGCCCGCCGCGCGGGCGTGCCGGCGTGA
- the gmk gene encoding guanylate kinase yields MTTPARLTVLAGPTAVGKGTVSADVRARYPQVWLSVSATTRSPRPGEVDGVHYHFVSTAEFDRMAADGELLEWAVVHGRNRYGTPRGPVEQRLAAGQHALLEIDLQGARQVRETMPDAHFVFLAPPSFDELVRRLVGRGTEDAEERERRLATARVELAAASEFDQVIVNDDVQRATDELVAAMGVVAG; encoded by the coding sequence ATGACGACGCCCGCCCGGCTGACCGTTCTCGCCGGACCGACCGCCGTCGGCAAGGGCACCGTGTCCGCGGACGTGCGGGCGCGCTACCCGCAGGTGTGGCTATCGGTGTCGGCGACGACGAGGTCGCCCCGGCCCGGCGAGGTCGACGGCGTGCACTACCACTTCGTCTCCACCGCGGAGTTCGACCGCATGGCCGCGGACGGTGAGCTGCTGGAGTGGGCGGTGGTGCACGGTCGCAACCGCTACGGGACGCCGCGCGGGCCGGTCGAGCAGCGCCTCGCTGCCGGTCAGCACGCGCTGCTCGAGATCGACCTGCAGGGTGCCCGTCAGGTGCGGGAGACCATGCCGGACGCGCACTTCGTGTTCCTCGCGCCGCCGTCGTTCGACGAGCTGGTCCGCCGCCTCGTCGGGCGCGGCACCGAGGACGCGGAGGAGCGCGAGCGGCGGCTGGCGACCGCGCGCGTCGAGCTCGCGGCCGCGTCCGAGTTCGACCAGGTCATCGTGAACGACGACGTGCAGCGCGCCACCGACGAGCTCGTCGCGGCGATGGGCGTCGTCGCCGGGTGA
- the pyrF gene encoding orotidine-5'-phosphate decarboxylase, whose product MAEHGPLCVGIDPHASLLTSWGLADDVDGLRRFSLTVLEAVAGRVAAVKPQAAFFERHGSRGVAVLEEVVAAGRESGTLVIVDAKRGDIGSTMGAYADAFLRDGSPLAGDALTVSPYLGFGSLQPAVELAAATGRGLFVLCLTSNPEGGEVQHARTVGDDGATVAATMAAHAARLNAGATPLGSVGLVVGATVGAAAHATGTDLAAVNGPLLAPGVGAQGAGAAELAAVFGSARGQVLASSSRGVLQAGPDVARLRDAARRAGDEAAAALG is encoded by the coding sequence ATGGCGGAGCACGGCCCGCTGTGCGTCGGCATCGACCCGCACGCCTCGCTCCTGACGTCGTGGGGGCTGGCCGACGACGTCGACGGGCTGCGCCGGTTCTCGCTCACGGTGCTCGAGGCCGTGGCCGGACGGGTCGCCGCGGTCAAGCCGCAGGCGGCGTTCTTCGAGCGGCACGGCTCGCGCGGGGTCGCGGTGCTCGAGGAGGTCGTCGCCGCGGGCCGCGAGTCGGGCACGCTCGTGATCGTCGACGCCAAGCGCGGCGACATCGGCTCGACCATGGGTGCGTACGCCGACGCGTTCCTGCGCGACGGCTCGCCGCTCGCAGGAGACGCGCTCACGGTCTCGCCGTACCTCGGGTTCGGCTCGCTGCAGCCCGCGGTCGAGCTCGCTGCCGCCACGGGGCGTGGCCTGTTCGTGCTGTGCCTCACGTCGAACCCGGAGGGCGGCGAGGTCCAGCACGCACGGACGGTCGGGGACGACGGTGCCACCGTGGCCGCGACGATGGCGGCGCACGCGGCCCGGCTCAACGCCGGCGCGACGCCGCTGGGGTCGGTCGGCCTCGTGGTCGGGGCCACGGTCGGCGCGGCCGCGCACGCGACGGGCACGGATCTCGCGGCGGTCAACGGCCCGCTGCTGGCGCCGGGCGTGGGCGCCCAGGGCGCGGGGGCGGCCGAGCTCGCGGCGGTGTTCGGCTCGGCGCGCGGGCAGGTCCTCGCGTCGTCGTCGCGTGGCGTCCTGCAGGCCGGACCCGACGTGGCCCGACTGCGTGACGCCGCCCGCCGGGCGGGCGACGAGGCGGCCGCAGCGCTCGGCTGA
- the carA gene encoding glutamine-hydrolyzing carbamoyl-phosphate synthase small subunit — MTDTTRAVLVLEDGRTFTGQSYGATGATLGEIVFNTGMTGYQETLTDPSYHRQIVVMTAPHIGNTGVNDEDDESQRIWVAGYVVRDPARVPSNWRSRRSLDDELAAQGVVGISEVDTRALTRHLRERGVMRAGIFSGDALGDQTDSELLEHVLAAPAMAGADLAGEVTTSEPYVVEALDADGAPLAEPRAVVAAVDLGIKAMTPQRMAERGIRVHVLPSTSTIEDVLATRPDGVFFSNGPGDPGAARHEIELLREVLDRRIPFFGICYGNQLLGRALGYGTYKLGYGHRGVNQPVIDRATGKVEITAHNHGFAVDAPLDGESVAPHDDGRYGRVVVSHVDLNDDVVEGLQALDLPAFSVQYHPEAAAGPHDAAYLFDRFLDLMHSTKGAA; from the coding sequence ATGACCGACACCACGCGCGCCGTGCTCGTCCTGGAGGACGGCCGGACGTTCACCGGCCAGTCCTACGGCGCGACCGGCGCCACGCTCGGCGAGATCGTCTTCAACACCGGCATGACCGGCTACCAGGAGACCCTCACCGACCCCTCGTACCACCGCCAGATCGTCGTCATGACCGCGCCGCACATCGGCAACACGGGCGTCAACGACGAGGACGACGAGTCGCAGCGCATCTGGGTCGCGGGGTACGTGGTCCGCGACCCCGCGCGGGTGCCGTCGAACTGGCGCTCGCGCCGGTCGCTCGACGACGAGCTGGCCGCGCAGGGCGTGGTCGGCATCAGCGAGGTCGACACGCGTGCGCTGACGCGTCACCTGCGCGAGCGCGGCGTGATGCGCGCGGGCATCTTCTCGGGCGACGCGCTGGGCGACCAGACCGACTCCGAGCTGCTCGAGCACGTCCTCGCCGCGCCCGCGATGGCCGGTGCGGACCTCGCGGGCGAGGTCACGACGAGCGAGCCCTACGTGGTCGAGGCGCTGGACGCCGACGGTGCGCCGCTCGCCGAGCCGCGCGCCGTGGTGGCCGCGGTGGACCTGGGCATCAAGGCGATGACGCCGCAGCGCATGGCCGAGCGCGGCATCCGGGTCCACGTGCTGCCGAGCACGTCGACCATCGAGGACGTGCTCGCGACCCGGCCCGACGGCGTGTTCTTCTCCAACGGTCCCGGCGACCCGGGAGCCGCGCGGCACGAGATCGAGCTGCTGCGCGAGGTGCTGGACCGCCGGATCCCGTTCTTCGGGATCTGCTACGGCAACCAGCTGCTGGGCCGTGCGCTGGGGTACGGCACGTACAAGCTCGGCTACGGCCACCGCGGGGTCAACCAGCCGGTGATCGACCGGGCCACGGGCAAGGTCGAGATCACGGCGCACAACCACGGCTTCGCGGTGGACGCGCCGCTGGACGGCGAGTCCGTCGCGCCGCACGACGACGGCCGCTACGGCCGCGTCGTCGTCTCGCACGTGGACCTCAACGACGACGTCGTCGAGGGCCTGCAGGCGCTCGACCTGCCCGCGTTCAGCGTGCAGTACCACCCCGAGGCCGCGGCGGGCCCGCACGACGCCGCGTACCTGTTCGACCGCTTCCTCGACCTCATGCACTCCACGAAGGGCGCCGCCTGA